A genome region from Carya illinoinensis cultivar Pawnee chromosome 2, C.illinoinensisPawnee_v1, whole genome shotgun sequence includes the following:
- the LOC122300375 gene encoding chitinase-like protein 2 — protein sequence MEAKYWSVLLALALILVLVNGDDESSSSVKPVVKIVKGQKVCQKGWECKTFSKHCCNETISDYFQTYQFENLFAKRNTPVAHAVGFWDYRSFITAAAEYQPSGFGTTGGKFSGMKEVAAFLGHVGSKTSCGYGVATGGPLAWGLCYNKELSPEKDYCDESFKLTYPCSPGASYHGRGAIPIYWNYNYGQTGEALKLDLLNHPEYIEQNATLAFQTAIWRWMTPIKKHQPSAHDVFVGNWKPTKNDTLSKRVTGFGTTMNVLYGDSVCGQGDSDSMNSMISHYLYYLDLMGVGREEAGPHDVLSCAEQAAFNPSSSSSSS from the exons ATGGAGGCCAAATACTGGTCTGTGCTCTTGGCATTGGCGTTGATTTTAGTTCTTGTCAATGGCGACGAtgaatcttcttcttctgtaaAGCCGGTGGTGAAGATAGTGAAGGGCCAAAAGGTGTGTCAGAAAGGGTGGGAGTGCAAAACTTTCTCCAAGCACTGCTGTAACGAGACCATTTCTGACTACTTCCAGACATACCAGTTTGAGAACCTCTTTGCCAAGCGTAACACACCTGTAGCCCACGCAGTCGGCTTCTGGGACTACCGTTCTTTTATCACTGCTGCTGCTGAGTACCAGCCATCAGGCTTTGGCACCACCGGTGGGAAGTTCAGCGGCATGAAAGAAGTTGCAGCTTTTCTTGGCCATGTTGGCAGCAAAACCTCCT GCGGATATGGAGTGGCAACCGGGGGACCTTTGGCCTGGGGTTTGTGCTACAACAAGGAACTGAGCCCGGAGAAGGATTACTGTGATGAGAGCTTCAAACTCACTTATCCATGCTCTCCTGGAGCTTCATACCATGGCCGTGGTGCCATTCCTATCTATTG GAACTACAACTATGGACAAACAGGGGAAGCACTGAAGTTGGATCTATTGAATCATCCAGAATATATAGAACAGAACGCAACCTTGGCGTTCCAGACTGCAATTTGGAGGTGGATGACTCCAATCAAGAAGCATCAACCTTCAGCACACGATGTCTTTGTTGGAAACTGGAAACCCACAAAGAATGACACTTTGTCCAAGAGGGTTACTGGTTTCGGCACCACCATGAATGTGCTATATGGGGATTCTGTTTGCGGTCAGGGTGATAGTGATTCCATGAACAGCATGATCTCCCATTACCTCTACTATCTTGATCTTATGGGTGTTGGCCGAGAAGAGGCAGGGCCTCATGACGTACTCAGCTGTGCCGAGCAGGCTGCTTTCAACccatcctcttcctcttcctcttcttga